A DNA window from Parus major isolate Abel chromosome 9, Parus_major1.1, whole genome shotgun sequence contains the following coding sequences:
- the CUL3 gene encoding cullin-3, with product MTMDEKYVNSIWDLLKNAIQEIQRKNNSGLSFEELYRNAYTMVLHKHGEKLYTGLREVVTEHLINKVREDVLNSLNNNFLQTLNQAWNDHQTAMVMIRDILMYMDRVYVQQNNVENVYNLGLIIFRDQVVRYGCIRDHLRQTLLDMIARERKGEVVDRGAIRNACQMLMILGLEGRSVYEEDFEAPFLEMSAEFFQMESQKFLAENSASVYIKKVEARINEEIERVMHCLDKSTEEPIVKVVERELISKHMKTIVEMENSGLVHMLKNGKTEDLACMYKLFSRVPNGLKTMCECMSSYLREQGKALVSEEGEGKNPVDYIQGLLDLKSRFDRFLQESFNNDRLFKQTIAGDFEYFLNLNSRSPEYLSLFIDDKLKKGVKGLTEQEVETILDKAMVLFRFMQEKDVFERYYKQHLARRLLTNKSVSDDSEKNMISKLKTECGCQFTSKLEGMFRDMSISNTTMDEFRQHLQATGVSLGGVDLTVRVLTTGYWPTQSATPKCNIPPAPRHAFEIFRRFYLAKHSGRQLTLQHHMGSADLNATFYGPVKKEDGSEVGVGGAQVTGSNTRKHILQVSTFQMTILMLFNNREKYTFEEIQQETDIPERELVRALQSLACGKPTQRVLTKEPKSKEIENGHIFTVNDQFTSKLHRVKIQTVAAKQGESDPERKETRQKVDDDRKHEIEAAIVRIMKSRKKMQHNVLVAEVTQQLKARFLPSPVVIKKRIEGLIEREYLARTPEDRKVYTYVA from the exons gtGCGAGAAGACGTGTTAAATTCCTTGAATAACAACTTTCTACAAACACTAAACCAAGCGTGGAATGACCATCAAACAGCAATGGTGATGATTAGAGACATTCTGATGTATATG GACCGAGTGTATGTGCAACAAAACAATGTGGAGAATGTCTACAACTTGGGCCTGATAATTTTTCGAGATCAAGTTGTACGTTACGGATGCATCAGGGATCACCTGAGGCAAACCCTGCTGGATATGATTgcaagagagaggaaaggagaagttGTAGACAG AGGCGCAATAAGAAATGCTTGCCAGATGTTAATGATTCTAGGTCTTGAAGGAAGGTCAGTCTATGAAGAAGACTTCGAGGCTCCATTTTTGGAAATGTCTGCAGAATTTTTTCAG ATGGAAAGTCAGAAATTTTTAGCTGAAAACAGTGCTTCTGTGTATATAAAGAAAGTAGAAGCTagaattaatgaagaaatagaGCGGGTGATGCATTGTCTGGATAAATCAACAGAAGAACCCATTGTGAAAGTTGTTGAGAGGGAGCTTATTTCCAAGCATATGAAAACTATAGTGGAAATGGAGAACTCTGGGTTAGTTCATATGCTGAAAAATGGGAAGACAGAAG ACCTTGCTTGCATGTACAAGTTGTTCAGCCGTGTGCCAAATGGTCTGAAGACGATGTGTGAGTGCATGAGCTCATACTTGAGAGAGCAAGGCAAAGCACTGGTTTCtgaagagggagaaggaaagaatcCAGTTGACTACATTCAG ggTTTACTGGACTTGAAGAGTAGGTTTGATCGCTTCCTTCAAGAATCTTTCAATAACGATCGGCTCTTCAAGCAGACGATTGCGGGTGACTTTGAGTACTTCCTCAACCTCAACTCCAGGTCTCCAGAGTACCTCTCATTATTTATTGACGATAAGCTGAAAAAGGGAGTCAAGGGA ctAACAGAGCAAGAAGTAGAAACTATATTGGATAAGGCAATGGTTTTATTCAGGTTTATGCAAGAGAAAGATGTTTTTGAACGCTATTACAAGCAGCACTTGGCAAGAAGACTTCTCACAAATAAGAGTGTTTCAGATGACTCTGAGAAAAATATGATCTCCAAATTAAAG aCTGAATGTGGATGTCAGTTCACATCGAAACTGGAAGGAATGTTCAGGGACATGAGCATCTCAAACACAACGATGGATGAGTTCAGGCAACATCTTCAGGCGACAGGG GTGTCACTAGGAGGTGTTGATCTCACAGTGCGTGTCCTCACAACAGGTTACTGGCCTACCCAGTCAGCCACACCAAAGTGCAACATCCCTCCAGCTCCCAGacatgcttttgaaatatttagaag attttatttagcCAAACACAGTGGGCGACAGCTGACACTCCAGCATCACATGGGTTCTGCAGATCTCAATGCCACTTTCTATGGGCCTGTTAAAAAG gaagaTGGCTCAGAAGTTGGTGTAGGAGGTGCCCAAGTAACTGGCTCAAATACACGGAAGCACATATTGCAAGTCTCCACTTTCCAGATGACAATATTAATGCTATttaacaacagagaaaaatacacGTTTGAG GAAATTCAACAAGAAACTGATATCCCCGAAAGAGAACTGGTTAGAGCCCTACAGTCCCTTGCATGTGGCAAACCAACACAACGTGTTCTCACAAAAGAGCCCAAatcaaaagaaatagaaaatggtCATATATTTACAGTGAATGATCAGTTCACATCTAAACTACACAGAGTCAAGATTCAGACGG tTGCTGCCAAACAAGGAGAATCTGatccagaaaggaaagaaacaaggCAGAAAGTAGATGATGACAGAAAACATGAGATAGAAGCTGCTATAGTTCGGATAATGAAATCTAGAAAGAAGATGCAACACAATGTGCTAGTAGCAGAG gtaaCTCAGCAGCTGAAGGCCCGATTCTTACCAAGTCCAGTTGTTATTAAAAAACGTATTGAAGGACTTATTGAGAGAGAATATTTGGCACGAACACCTGAGGATCGCAAAGTATACACTTACGTAGCATAA
- the FAM124B gene encoding protein FAM124B, with translation MDDGAESLMTVHLLTHLGHSFPLRQTLDRLLEWLCLDVRLFLVSERIPPLKYYERYRKRSCSFPGISILLFLHEDLGEERIFQVHEQFQRPPWRYQRAQFGDGQSPPFAPSHQDFYGLDEQLPVWGVRRAHRGPEILRVTLYCSFDNYEDAVRLYEMILQKEGTLQKSTLCVFVLHSTPHVAVQLCLKQLPIGVAAEPRDSSALQFRVQEIGQLVPLLPNPCVPISSTRWQTQDYEGNTILLKVQSSCRTLERNIGLSQQRNVTGSGKIPQDCMPAPLPGKQGNPGRRSQEVRALKSKVKPEPGEVAVSERAGGDLRRRSCGARGAAAARPRWEAPSLGRQGARGPRAPLPESRRPRAPETDVDTGLAVGHPGRCPLSRLPGALRSSPRQQPRPGAGSDKAELGAPRASPAHPAPDEEEEFFI, from the exons ATGGATGATGGAGCAGAGTCTCTGATGACCGTGCATCTCCTCACCCATTTGGGACACTCATTTCCTCTGCGGCAAACTCTGGATCGCCTTTTGGAGTGGCTGTGCCTGGACGTTCGCCTTTTCCTGGTGTCCGAGAGAATTCCCCCCCTGAAATACTACGAGAGGTACCgcaagaggagctgcagcttccctggaatATCCATCCTCCTTTTTCTGCACGAGGACTTGGGAGAAGAACGGATTTTCCAGGTCCACGAGCAGTTCCAGCGCCCTCCCTGGCGGTACCAGCGGGCCCAGTTTGGTGATGGGCAAAGCCCCCCCTTTGCCCCATCCCACCAGGACTTCTACGGCCTGGATGAGCAGCTGCCCGTGTGGGGCGTCAGGCGGGCGCACCGCGGCCCCGAAATCCTGCGCGTCACCCTCTACTGCAGCTTTGACAACTACGAGGATGCAGTCAGGCTCTACGAGATGATCCTCCAGAAAGAAGGCACTCTGCAGAAGAGCACTTTGTGTGTCTTCGTGCTGCACAGCACCCCGCACGTGGCCGTGCAGCTGTGCCTGAAGCAGCTGCCCATCGGGGTGGCCGCCGAGCCCAGAGACTCGTCAGCCTTGCAGTTCAGGGTGCAAGAAATCGGGCAGCTGGTGCCCCTCCTTCCCAACCCCTGTGTTCCTATCAGCAGCACCAGGTGGCAAACACAGGACTATGAAGGAAACACGATTCTGCTCAAG GttcaaagcagctgcaggacccTTGAAAGAAACATCGGGCTTTCCCAGCAGCGCAATGTAACAGGCAGTGGAAAAATCCCGCAGGACTGTAtgccagcccctctccctggaAAACAGGGTAATCCTGGGCGGAGAAGCCAGGAGGTGAGAGCTCTGAAGAGTAAAGTAAAACCTGAGCCCGGTGAAGTCGCTGTGTCTGAGCGAGCCGGCGGTGACCTGCGGAGGCGCTCCTGCGGTGCCCGCGGTGCGGCAGCAGCCCGGCCGCGCTGGGAAGCGCCTTCTCTCGGCAGGCAGGGGGCCCGGGGGCCGCGGGCTCCTCTCCCGGAGAGCCGCCGGCCCCGGGCACCAGAGACCGACGTGGACACCGGGCTGGCCGTGGGGCATCCCGGCCGCTGCCCGCTGAGCCGCCTCCCCGGGGCCCTGCGGAGCAGCCCCCGGCAGCAGCCTCGCCCCGGGGCCGGGAGCGACAAAGCGGAGCTCGGAGCTCCGCGGGCCAGCCCCGCACACCCGGCACCCGACGAGGAGGAGGAATTCTTTATATGA